A single genomic interval of Numenius arquata chromosome 14, bNumArq3.hap1.1, whole genome shotgun sequence harbors:
- the MLST8 gene encoding target of rapamycin complex subunit LST8 isoform X3 → MNAAQGTVGSDPVILATAGYDHTVRFWQAHSGICTRTVQHQDSVNALEITPDRSMIAAAGYQHIRMYDLNSNNPNPVINYDGVSKNITSVGFHEDGRWMYTGGEDCMARIWDLRSRNLQCQRIFQVNAPINCVCLHPNQAELIVGDQSGAIHIWDLKTDHNEQLIPEPEVSVNSVHIDPDASYMAAVNSSGNCYVWNLTGGIGEEVTQLIPKTKIPAHNRYALQCKFSPDSTLLATCSADQTCKIWRTSNFSLMTELSIKSNNPGETSRGWMWDCAFSGDSQYIVTASSDNLARLWCVETGEIKREYSGHQKAVVCLAFNDSVLG, encoded by the exons ATGAACGCCGCGCAGGGCACGGTGGGCAGCGACCCCGTTATCCTGGCCACGGCCGGCTACGACCACACGGTGCGGTTCTGGCAGGCGCACAGCGGCATCTGCACCCGCACCGTCCAGCACCAGGATTCT GTGAACGCGCTGGAGATCACGCCAGACCGCAGCATGATCGCAGCCGCAG GCTACCAGCACATCCGCATGTACGACCTCAACTCCAACAACCCCAACCCCGTCATTAACTACGACGGCGTGAGCAAGAACATCACCTCCGTGGGCTTCCACGAGGACGGGCGGTGGATGTACACGGGCGGGGAGGACTGCATGGCCAGGATCTGGGACCTGAG GTCTCGTAACCTCCAGTGCCAGCGGATTTTCCAGGTGAACGCTCCTATTAACTGCgtctgcctgcaccccaaccaG GCAGAGCTAATTGTGGGTGATCAGAGCGGTGCCATTCACATCTGGGACCTGAAGACAGACCACAACGAGCAGCTGATTCCAGAGCCTGAAGTCTCAGTGAATTCGGTTCACATTGACCCTGATGCCAGTTACATGGCGGCTGTCAACAGCTCG GGAAATTGCTACGTGTGGAACCTGACGGGCGGCATTGGAGAGGAGGTGACCCAGCTGATCCCCAAGACCAAGATCCCAGCGCACAACCGCTACGCCCTTCAGTGCAAGTTCAGCCCTGACTCCAC GCTTTTGGCTACATGTTCTGCAGATCAGACGTGTAAGATCTGGAGGACTTCAAACTTCTCTCTGATGACAGAGCTGAGTATTAAGAGCAATAACCCAGGGGAAACATCCCGGGGCTGGATGTGGGACTGCGCGTTCTCCGGAGACTCCCAGTACATCGTCACAG CCTCCTCTGATAATTTGGCCAGACTTTGGTGTGTGGAGACAGGAGAAATCAAGAGGGAATACAGTGGCCACCAGAAAGCAGTCGTCTGCCTTGCTTTCAATGACAGCGTGTTGGGATAA
- the MLST8 gene encoding target of rapamycin complex subunit LST8 isoform X1 encodes MNAAQGTVGSDPVILATAGYDHTVRFWQAHSGICTRTVQHQDSQVNALEITPDRSMIAAAGEPVSAGYQHIRMYDLNSNNPNPVINYDGVSKNITSVGFHEDGRWMYTGGEDCMARIWDLRSRNLQCQRIFQVNAPINCVCLHPNQAELIVGDQSGAIHIWDLKTDHNEQLIPEPEVSVNSVHIDPDASYMAAVNSSGNCYVWNLTGGIGEEVTQLIPKTKIPAHNRYALQCKFSPDSTLLATCSADQTCKIWRTSNFSLMTELSIKSNNPGETSRGWMWDCAFSGDSQYIVTASSDNLARLWCVETGEIKREYSGHQKAVVCLAFNDSVLG; translated from the exons ATGAACGCCGCGCAGGGCACGGTGGGCAGCGACCCCGTTATCCTGGCCACGGCCGGCTACGACCACACGGTGCGGTTCTGGCAGGCGCACAGCGGCATCTGCACCCGCACCGTCCAGCACCAGGATTCT CAGGTGAACGCGCTGGAGATCACGCCAGACCGCAGCATGATCGCAGCCGCAGGTGAGCC GGTGTCTGCAGGCTACCAGCACATCCGCATGTACGACCTCAACTCCAACAACCCCAACCCCGTCATTAACTACGACGGCGTGAGCAAGAACATCACCTCCGTGGGCTTCCACGAGGACGGGCGGTGGATGTACACGGGCGGGGAGGACTGCATGGCCAGGATCTGGGACCTGAG GTCTCGTAACCTCCAGTGCCAGCGGATTTTCCAGGTGAACGCTCCTATTAACTGCgtctgcctgcaccccaaccaG GCAGAGCTAATTGTGGGTGATCAGAGCGGTGCCATTCACATCTGGGACCTGAAGACAGACCACAACGAGCAGCTGATTCCAGAGCCTGAAGTCTCAGTGAATTCGGTTCACATTGACCCTGATGCCAGTTACATGGCGGCTGTCAACAGCTCG GGAAATTGCTACGTGTGGAACCTGACGGGCGGCATTGGAGAGGAGGTGACCCAGCTGATCCCCAAGACCAAGATCCCAGCGCACAACCGCTACGCCCTTCAGTGCAAGTTCAGCCCTGACTCCAC GCTTTTGGCTACATGTTCTGCAGATCAGACGTGTAAGATCTGGAGGACTTCAAACTTCTCTCTGATGACAGAGCTGAGTATTAAGAGCAATAACCCAGGGGAAACATCCCGGGGCTGGATGTGGGACTGCGCGTTCTCCGGAGACTCCCAGTACATCGTCACAG CCTCCTCTGATAATTTGGCCAGACTTTGGTGTGTGGAGACAGGAGAAATCAAGAGGGAATACAGTGGCCACCAGAAAGCAGTCGTCTGCCTTGCTTTCAATGACAGCGTGTTGGGATAA
- the MLST8 gene encoding target of rapamycin complex subunit LST8 isoform X2 → MNAAQGTVGSDPVILATAGYDHTVRFWQAHSGICTRTVQHQDSQVNALEITPDRSMIAAAGYQHIRMYDLNSNNPNPVINYDGVSKNITSVGFHEDGRWMYTGGEDCMARIWDLRSRNLQCQRIFQVNAPINCVCLHPNQAELIVGDQSGAIHIWDLKTDHNEQLIPEPEVSVNSVHIDPDASYMAAVNSSGNCYVWNLTGGIGEEVTQLIPKTKIPAHNRYALQCKFSPDSTLLATCSADQTCKIWRTSNFSLMTELSIKSNNPGETSRGWMWDCAFSGDSQYIVTASSDNLARLWCVETGEIKREYSGHQKAVVCLAFNDSVLG, encoded by the exons ATGAACGCCGCGCAGGGCACGGTGGGCAGCGACCCCGTTATCCTGGCCACGGCCGGCTACGACCACACGGTGCGGTTCTGGCAGGCGCACAGCGGCATCTGCACCCGCACCGTCCAGCACCAGGATTCT CAGGTGAACGCGCTGGAGATCACGCCAGACCGCAGCATGATCGCAGCCGCAG GCTACCAGCACATCCGCATGTACGACCTCAACTCCAACAACCCCAACCCCGTCATTAACTACGACGGCGTGAGCAAGAACATCACCTCCGTGGGCTTCCACGAGGACGGGCGGTGGATGTACACGGGCGGGGAGGACTGCATGGCCAGGATCTGGGACCTGAG GTCTCGTAACCTCCAGTGCCAGCGGATTTTCCAGGTGAACGCTCCTATTAACTGCgtctgcctgcaccccaaccaG GCAGAGCTAATTGTGGGTGATCAGAGCGGTGCCATTCACATCTGGGACCTGAAGACAGACCACAACGAGCAGCTGATTCCAGAGCCTGAAGTCTCAGTGAATTCGGTTCACATTGACCCTGATGCCAGTTACATGGCGGCTGTCAACAGCTCG GGAAATTGCTACGTGTGGAACCTGACGGGCGGCATTGGAGAGGAGGTGACCCAGCTGATCCCCAAGACCAAGATCCCAGCGCACAACCGCTACGCCCTTCAGTGCAAGTTCAGCCCTGACTCCAC GCTTTTGGCTACATGTTCTGCAGATCAGACGTGTAAGATCTGGAGGACTTCAAACTTCTCTCTGATGACAGAGCTGAGTATTAAGAGCAATAACCCAGGGGAAACATCCCGGGGCTGGATGTGGGACTGCGCGTTCTCCGGAGACTCCCAGTACATCGTCACAG CCTCCTCTGATAATTTGGCCAGACTTTGGTGTGTGGAGACAGGAGAAATCAAGAGGGAATACAGTGGCCACCAGAAAGCAGTCGTCTGCCTTGCTTTCAATGACAGCGTGTTGGGATAA